The Thermoplasmata archaeon genomic sequence ACTTCGCGACGATGACGGTCGACCAAGACCGGGATTCGTCCGTGACGGCGCATTCCATGTCGTTCGGCGGCTCTCTGTCGAGGAACTCCGTGTACACGAAATTCGGCGGGGAAGGCGGCAGCCTCGCGCTCAACGGGATCTTCATGCCGCGGGAGACGCAGCAACACGACAACTACACGCGGATCGACCACGTGGCCCGATCGTGCACGAGCGTCGAGCTGTACCGCGGGATCCTCGACGGCAAGTCGCGCGGCGTCTTCAACGGAAACATCTACGTCCGGAAGGATGCACAGAAGACGGTCGCGCGGCAGACGAACAAGAACCTCCTCCTCTCAAAGGAGGCGTTCGTCGACAGCACGCCGGGCCTCGAGATCCTCGCGGACGACGTGAAGTGCAACCACGCGTCGACGATCGGCCAGCTGGACGACAACGCGGTCTTCTACCTGCGGTCGCGCGGCGTCGACGAGGAGGCCGCCCGGAACATCCTGACGTACGCCTTCGTCGCGGACGTCGTGAACCAAGTGAGGGTCGCACCGATCCGCATCAAGCTCGACCAGCTCATCCTTTCGCGCCTGCCGAAGGGGGCCGGCCTCGGGGTGACCTCATGAGGCCCGACACAATTATTCGTCGAGCGTCCGGTCCCGGTAAGGGGGCTCGCTGATGCCCGACCTCCGTGAGTTGTACCAGGAGACGATCCTCGACCACAGCAAGAAGCCTCGGAACTTCCGCGAGCTCCCGGAGGCGAGCGCGAAGGCGGTCGGCCACAACCCGCTGTGCGGGGACCGGGTGACCGTCTACCTGCGGGTCGACGACAGCAAGATCGCGGACGTCGCGTTCGTCGGCCAGGGCTGCGCGATCTCGAAAGCCTCGGCGTCGCTGATGACCGACGCGGTCAAGGGGAAGTCGAAGGCGGAAGCGCACGCGTTGTTCGAGCGGTTCCACAAGATGGTGACGGCCCGTCCGGGCGACCCCGTGGACGCCTCGCTCGGCAAGCTGGCGGTCTTGTCCGGCGTCTGCGAGTTCCCCGTCCGGGTGAAGTGCGCCAGCCTGCCATGGCACACCCTCGAGGCGGCGCTCGAGGCGAAGACGGACACGGTCTCCTTGGAGTGAGGATGACCCGCGCCGACGTCTCCCGCACCGCCTCTCGCGACATGGTACGCCACGCGATCGACGCGGGCCCGAGCGCGGACGCGGTCGCTGGCCTGTCGAAACGCCGCAACGAGCCCGATTGGATGCTCCGCCTGCGGCTGCAGGGACTCGAGTCGCTGCGGTCTGAAGGCATGCCCGCGTGGGCCTCGTTCCTGCGGGACGTGGACTTCGACGGCATGGTCGGCGCGGACGCTTCGCCGCCTCCGGTTCCGGCCGAGGCGCGGGAACCTTCCCTGATCGCAGGCCTCGGCGCCCTCGCCGCGTCCGAGGAGGCGTACCGCGGAGTGCGGAAGGACCTCGAATCCCAGGGCGTACGGTTCCTCGGGATGCCGGCGGCGCTCGCGCACCTCCCCGACCTCGTGAAGGCGCATTTCGCGTCCGTCGTGGCGGCGGACGACCATCCGCTCGCCGCCCTGAACTCCGCGTTGTGGACCGGGGGATCGTTCCTGTACGTGCCCCCCGGCGTCCGCGTCGAGGTGCCGCTCCAAGCGGAGATTCGCGACGATTACGTCGGCGTCGAGCCGTTCGAGCGGAACGTCATCGTCGCGGACCGCGGCGCCGACGTGACGTATATCGAGGGGTGCACCGCGCCCGTCTACACGCCCGACGAGATACACGTCTCCGCGATCGAAGTGCTCGCGATGCCCGGCTCCCGCGTACGGTACATCGCCTTGCAGAACTTCTCGAAGGGGGTCGACAACCTCGTCACGAAACGGGCGATCGTCCATGAGGACGCGTCGATCGCGTGGGTCGACATCAACCTCGGCTCCCGCCGGACGTGGAAGGTGCCCCGGGCGGATCTGCGGGGAGCCGGCGCCTCGG encodes the following:
- a CDS encoding SUF system NifU family Fe-S cluster assembly protein, with the translated sequence MPDLRELYQETILDHSKKPRNFRELPEASAKAVGHNPLCGDRVTVYLRVDDSKIADVAFVGQGCAISKASASLMTDAVKGKSKAEAHALFERFHKMVTARPGDPVDASLGKLAVLSGVCEFPVRVKCASLPWHTLEAALEAKTDTVSLE
- the sufB gene encoding Fe-S cluster assembly protein SufB, which produces MTRADVSRTASRDMVRHAIDAGPSADAVAGLSKRRNEPDWMLRLRLQGLESLRSEGMPAWASFLRDVDFDGMVGADASPPPVPAEAREPSLIAGLGALAASEEAYRGVRKDLESQGVRFLGMPAALAHLPDLVKAHFASVVAADDHPLAALNSALWTGGSFLYVPPGVRVEVPLQAEIRDDYVGVEPFERNVIVADRGADVTYIEGCTAPVYTPDEIHVSAIEVLAMPGSRVRYIALQNFSKGVDNLVTKRAIVHEDASIAWVDINLGSRRTWKVPRADLRGAGASAEFVGVAFAGPGQHEDIGAEMVHRAPRTRSRIVNHGIVRGGGRASLRSGVRVAPGATGVTSSVEWSSLMLDAESRTETAPSIEIDEADAEVAQEGAVRKVSDDMLFYMTSRGVTSEEALHMIVLGIAGVATSRIPVEYAVEVDRLLELELGGGVG